gacgacttggagcagtgaggatcattgagcggagggtggtgattgtctccggctccgatcgtggtgattgtgaggggttcttgacctttccccggcggagagccaaaaggtactctagtggattgctcgtggcttgtgtgatcctcatcttgtgttggttatacggcaccctattgagggtttggcgtgtgaagccaattagcgcgtgaacctccaagtgagtgaatcgccacaatgaggagtagcttgccagcaagcaagtgaacctcggtaaaaaatcattgtgttcatcattgattccgaggtgattggtcttcattgttattcatccttgtgattgattggtttcttcatctacacggtgatataaccttcttgatcactctctttactttaccgctaactagttgacaagctctttagtgtagctagttgtgagagcttgcttgcttggttggtgtggctctttagttagcctttgagagcacactaacatagggtagtgtcatagctattgtatgaatagacactatctatactagaattgtggtaggtggcttgcattttgagtaggctagcgcaacacttgcttcgcctcataattgtctaaccattttgttaagtgttgttgtagaaattttattaggctattcacccccctctagccattaggacctttcaccggttGGGCCGGTGCGCCCAACAGAGCCCCCCCACCGGTAATTCAGGCTAGTTGGGCTGGAAATTCCGGCCAGGCAGCAACAGGCCCCTCCAAAGAGCAGTAGCTTCTCCTTTCTCCAAAGAGCAGTAGCTTctccttttcctttccttttaagTGCTAACTTTTCCAAGAAGTTCCAAAACAAATTAGGCACATGAGTTAGCACTTCACAAAAGAATTTTCAGGGTTTTCTCAAGCACCTCACCATGTCACTAAGCAcaatgcatatgcaaatgaacctcacacttagtggtactagatgaccattgcaattaaagatttcccctctctatagtatgaccatctattctAAATCCAACCGTGCACTCTATTGCACCttggttggcaaaagcaaagccctatcatatacctttgctTTATGGTTCGCTTTTGCTCCATCTTCTCACCATTTGATGAACCTTTGCATGTATGTGATCATaatctccatctccatcacctCGTATGCCATgttcatcaccatcaagtggacACTAGCCAATCATACTTAATTGTACTTAATGAAAGCATTAGTCCACATGGTCagcactcaattaccaaaaccaaactagggctttcacctgTGGGGAATCCCCCTATTAGGCCTAATTTGGAAACTTCAATCCCTCTGGGATCCTGGACTTTTCCCTGGGTGAGTAATCCATGGGGATGCCATTTTAGTTATCATCTTAGTTCTTCATAGGAGTTTTCCATCTCTAGGTTTTGCTCCCCCTTGCTTCCAAAGTAGGCCATAGGGGCCAGGTATGGGAGCAAATTTATCCCCATGGGGATCTAAATGGGGCCAAATCCTTCCCCGTCGGGTCTGGCGGGGCCGGGAATGGGGGAGCAGTCCCCGTACCCACTCCCCATGGATCCCCGTTTAGCACTTCATCATCTATATGCATCTAGCTATCTATCTGCCATAGAACTCAATCCATACATTCATTCCCTTTCCCAACCCAAAAAGAATTCTGCCCGCACCCTTGCGCCCGTCTCCCAAGCGAGTCCCACCCAAGTATCGCCGCCATCCCTTTGCCCTTCAGTGTTTTCGCACGATAGCACATGAGCGCTACATACTGCCCCTTCCGTCTCTGGTCTCCCCACTTGACTACTCGAGCGGCGCCGGTGCCGTCCGTGGCCAGCACCTCCTGTCTCCAACCCGAGCACGCACCTGCCCCTCCCCGTCTCCGGTCTCAAACTTGAGTCCGCTGCCCGCCTGCAGATGCAGATCTTCATCCTGCAGCCCGCCCGCCCACTCGAGTTTGTAGATACGGATGCTTCATCCTAATGCGAACCACTTATGGCTTCACCTGGCTTCGAGGTAGGTGAGCAAATTTAGATGTAGTTAGCTGTGAGCACGCCCTAGCTTCGTCTTTTTTCTCTGGCTACGTCGGGGCCAGGGACCTCGTCGGGTATGGAATCCCCCTGCGGGGCACGGATGGGGAGGAATTCTCCTCCGCGAGGGTAAACGGGGACGTGGACGTGAAATTCTTTGCCCCGCGGGGATGGGAATGGGGAGGCGTTCCTTGGCagggaattccccgttgccatccctaaTCAGACTCCAGAACATTGATAAGATGTTCAATAACTTCCTCGTCAACCAATGCCTAGATGCATTTAGGCCATTCTCAATTGAGAATTTCATGATATTATTTTCTAGACTGCCACATAGATAAAATATAGATAAAACATCCATCATCAATGCATAGTTTCATTCTatagttttatatatatttgattttatgATTTATATAGAGTTGGTAATTGTGCCGAGAGAACACTTATtctctattttcttaaaaatgcTGCTATGTCGATAATAACGCCTATGTGGCAGCCTattaaatgaaatgaaatttaCCATAAAACTCTGGCCTTAAACATGGTGTAAAGAGTAGTGAGGGTTTAGAATCCACAGCATCGTACAGAGAGCACTTCGAATTTTCAGTCACGTGTCTCGGTGTCTGTGGTGGCATATGTCTGTAGGCTTTTTTGTTTTTGAGACAAACATGTCAGTGTCTGTGGTGACATTAGTCTGCAGCCTTTTTTTGAGACAAACGTACATCCGCAGTCGGTAGTGATTGTTTTGCCAATCTCCAAACACATGCATGGATCCCGGATAAGGAGGACTAAGATAATTTCCCTTAGTACAAGGAACGAACACTCATCTCTATGAATATACGTACATAAATCTTATCTTTATGAACAcacaaaccctacccctatgaacaCCTTCGAAGACTGGACTGGCAAATTCTCAAGACGAGTTAAATCCTGAAATATTTACTCCCACAGGGAGTCGAACCCAGAACCTCAGGTGGTACTGAGTCTCTCGTAACCACTGAGCTATAAGCATTGTTAGGGTGGTCGCTTTGGTTGTGATTGTGTTGTTTATTTTAATAAGTTTTTCGTCTAATAGATAGACGGTGACAAAGGAACCCGAAAACGGTGCTCCGTACGAACAATGTTTATTGGCAGGCGCTGATTTTTTTTCTTACCGGTATAAAAaaccctgttcggctggtattaaagtcggctgaagctattttgttgtaagagaaaaatactatagattttaGCTGATAAGCTGACTGATAACTTAAAGCGAACAGGCTTAGCCGAGCCCTGCTTCTCCGCCACCTCGTAGGCTAGCAGCTAGATCCTACCGCCACCGGCCCGGCTCTGCCACCATAGGGTTGGCTCCGCACCAACACCCTTCATCGCCTATCCTATCCGTGCGAGAGCTCACCACCTCTGGACGCCTGCCTGACGTCATGGTGGGTGTGGCCACACGCCCACACCACTACCGGTCTACCTAGGTTTTGATTTGTTGTTGTTTGAGTCGCCCGGCCCGCTGCTGCTTGTTCACCTCACCGTGCTACTCCAACATCAGCGTCTGCTTCTTCTCGTGGTCCGATGCTGAGTTGAGGCACGTGGTCCTATCATGTCTCGTGCGCAACTGTGGCTGGTGAGGAAGGCGCCTGTATAGTTCATGTGGGGCGTGGCGGAATAGGCTCGGCAACATATCTTACATCGGCGTCGTAGAATCTGATTGCTAACCATGTGGAGGGGCAGGTCCCCATTGATTGCTTGATTCGTATTTGATTTGTGATTAATCTGGGATATATGTGCACTACTAGATTcaggttttttgccgagtgcatgagacactcggcaaaggctaaattgtactcggcaaagcctttgccgagtgcggcactcggcaaagaacacacggcaaaaaattgatcgacaaaaatctctttgccgagtgtcttttatcgggcactcggcaaaggctttgccgagtgctccggagacactcgacaaagaaaagtgatcgtcacggcgccggccccgttcacggtggctttgccgagtgctaaccctgcaggcactcggcaaagatttttttattttttttaaaaaaaattctttgccgagtgccccctggccggcgctaggcaaagtttgaattttttttaaaaaaaattctttgccgagtgccctcaggccggcactcggcaaagtttgaattttattttttaaaaaaaattctttgccgagtgccctctggacggcactcggcaaagtttgattttttttaaaaaattctttgccgagtgccctctggctgcactcggcaaagtttgaatttttttttaaaaaaattctttgccgagtgccctctggccggcactcggcaaagtttgattttttttaaaaaaaaaaaattctttgccgagtgccctctggccggcactcggcaaagtttgaattttttttaaaaaaattctttgccgagtgccctctggcggcactcggtaaagtttgaatttttttttaaaaaaaatctttgccgagtgccctatgtccggcactcggcaaagtttgaattttttttaaaaaaaaattctttgtcgagtgccctatggccggcactcggcaaagtttgattttttttaaaaaaaattctttgccgagtgccatggtcatagcactcggcaaagctggaaaaatgattttctgagcgcccatttttccagctttgccgagtgctgtgaccatggcactcggcaacggagtcctttgccgagtgcaacacttgacaaagtgacccaaaacagcaatttttatttttttttaaattccatcatgacaaataaattcatacaaacatatatcacatatatatctcatccatccgcacatatcacatccatcacaatatatatcacatatataataataagtgctcaagtccatctaaataaatccacaagtccatcaaagtccatcaaagtccacaagtgcatcacaagtatatcacaagtacatcaccaagtgaacaacaaatgaaaaaaatacaacgtgcactcatctcggccactgcgactgtggtgaagatccatcattcggaggtgcatgaggtggattattcgaaccgccgttagatggagactgcacaaaggagaaaagattgcatgtaagataagattatttggatagttaatctaggaaggtagatgccatacaagcaaagcacaagcagaagtaaaaaactttcatactcacaggagtagctgcagctgcaggacacggaggcggaggtggaaccaatagcccaactggcagagagaagcccacacgttgcccaagcccttgtaggaactccgtaatgtccgtcagcctctgcgcttgggcctgccgctcggcctcccgctcggcccccAGCTGGGCCACCATCCTCTGGTGCCTGGCCttcagctcctgacgttgcctcatttctagTTCCAGccaggcctgcaatatttcactccaatgtttcagtaatgcaaagctaattaaggtgtgtaaagatcaatgtatgacgagtaaaacaggaataacctagagtgcgtcgacccggtgctgtgcagcggtcggctgTGTACGAATGGTCGAGCTCTCGCTCGTGCTTCGTGCTTGGAtctggagagagagagggagtagaggccgtgtcgatgacgtcgtcaccaagccagaaccgtccatgcttcttgccttgccccgccctcatgacggcctctccatcgaagtcctgggtgctcggatcgtggtctgacccatggagcgacctcgccacctcagtgtactcactgatgcaggagtggatgctcgggttcgtgtatgcctcgggctggtcctccaggttgaaggagacgtcggacgtcgccttgcccttgtgggccatacaccatgcctggaagtccgagcaaacctggccactatgtgacgccgactgcgagaaagacagcacgatgattagaaatcaggcagaactgagtgtcacaatagataaatgaattcgcgtacccatgcttgtttgtatccggcgaggctgcggctgccttgatggtgtgctggaccttgcatgtGTAAACGATGGTCTCAGACATCCCTGTgaatcttgaggtactcctccgtgaaccacctctccaccatcatcgcccagcactcaggATAGCTTGGCACCACCAgtgaatcatctacacgtcatcaagtattggacatataagaagatcaaattaaaccaacttaatctcaaaacaaatcaatattgatgttcttcatttacctcaaggtactgctcccgggtcagctgcatctctcttgcgtctttcttggttttcgtctctccaagcttcgacccgtagtaggttacgatgacctggatgcgcacctcgtgatgcatgtcgaagacgagttttttacaggctttggtagtcacctgctccgctctggcctcaaatccctcctcacatctgtaataagtctgcatacaaaagcgatgtatccattcattatttcaagaaaagtccaatgaatgcgacgtattgagcaatgttgtgcgagggagacttacccaaaactctaccttcacccgcgccgccttgttggggtactccgcatcggtggcgatggcgtagtggtcaaacgagtaggccggctccgtcttcgatgcgtacatgATAATgctggggaagtgttgcctgcacagatgacccaggatgccgttgactagccgtgcgcaaccacccgacacaaccacctagttcctgcacaagtgattaagaaaaattattagtgtTTTTtcgtcatatcatatgaagtagtggtgataacatataaaattacttacttttgcccttcggggtgaatcactgggcgttggtgaggaagcggaacctgtgggaggctcgcgggacctcgcaagtagacactcgaagaggagtcggaggaagcagaacccgtgcctgccgcctccaactcgtcgtcctcgtgcggcccctcctcctcgccCGTCTGCTGAACCAGCTCATCGtccgactcgtccacgggcgccacctcctcctccggctcctcctcacgcggcgtgggaggagacggccccctcctgcgtctggcggtcctcctcctcctcctgtccgatccctccggCGCCCCCTGCGCCTTCTCCTGCAGCCGGCTgcgtctttggtaaatcgagttcacggacctatgacggtcgcccgccatctttgttcaatcacctgcaataaaaaagaaaaacaagacgtaattagaaataggtgaaaaaatgaacaaaacataattacaaaaaacatagtaatacatgtattagaaatatttgcaaaaatgaacaaaacataattacaaaaaacatagtattacatgtattagaaataatctttatgattgagattagctggatcataggtctcgtcatcactatcaacattgtccaactcatcaacactatccgaaggaggaatgttgtcttcattgtcattgtctaaacgtaatcgctcaagcatttgtatgtccttcagatttcgcacctcgtctccagcgtcctcgttaTTAtctctttcattgtctacttccattcctatctcttcagttaagtctatgtcaaacctcccttataggccctcttcttgatagaactctccatcatatgtgtttggattGAAGTTgaaatcttcatcgtttgggacagatagtttaccgtgtggcgataccttgtgcacaatagaccgaTTTGTAAGCATGGTACCGCCACCGGCCTGGCTCTGCCACCATAGGGTTGGCTCCGCACCAACACCCTTCATCGCCTATCCTATCCGTGCGAGAGCTCACCACCTCTGGACGCCTGCCTGACGTCATGGTGGGTGTGGCCACACGCCCACACCACTACCGGTCTACCTAGGTGTTTTGATTTGTTGTTGTTTGAGTCGCCCGGCCCGCTGCTGCTTGTTCACCTCACCGTGCTGCTCCAACATCAGCGTCTGCTTCTTCTCGTGGTCCGATGCTGAGTTGAGGCACGTGGTCCTATCATGTCTCGTGCGCAACTGTGGCTGGTGAGGAAGGCGCCTGTGTAGTTCATGTGGGGCGTGGCGGAATAGGCTCGGCAACAGATCTTACATCGGCGTCGTAGAATCTGATTGCTAACCATGTGGAGGGGCAGGTCCCCATTGATGGCTTGATTCGTATTTGATTTGTGATTAATCTGGGATATATGTGCATACTGATTTGTTGAGTTAAGCGGAGACTTGGGCAGTCTTGCTGTTTGGGAGGAGGCCGGGTACGGGACGAGCAGACCTACGTGTCAGAAttgaaggagagggagagggagagggagagggagacgcATGCACAGGCGGTGCCTCTATTGTGTACACTCATCTTCGTATATTGACAACAAATAATCTACAACATCTTGACAAAGTGACGATGAACAAAGTACTTGTAGTAAATTGCTAATCAGCATCACACTCGTGTGTTTGCTGCTGCCGACGCTCATGCCCGGACCAGCTGCTCGAAGTTGACCGGCGTGGTGAACTGCTCGGGGCCGTCGTAGACCGCCGACGCGATGACCTCCGCGCCACGCTGCGTGGGATGGCCGTAGTCCCAGAAGAGGTGGTACCGGCGGTCGCCGCACAGCGTCGAGTTCGGCTGGCCACAGACGCTCTGCGCCCCGAGCCGCCCGCCGCCGCAGCACGCGCTGTCCACGTCGGCAAACCCTGCCGCCGGCGGGTCGGCTATGATCGCCCGCATCAGGCCGTACAGGTCGCCGAGGGAGTAGGTCAGGCCGTCCAGGCGGTGGTCATCGCCGGAGCCGAGGCTCGCCAGGAGAGACCTGAGCGCGTCGTCGAAGCCGCCGTCGTCGCACGCGCCCGTCGGGCTCTGCAGGCGCTCTATTGGCGCGCACCCGATCCGGCCCACGTTGATCACGGCAAACTTCCTCGCACCCATCCCGTACAACCCCTGCGTGAAATTATAAATTGTTACTGTCTTTTTAACGAAATAAATTTGTTATCAGTCATCTTGTTTTAATAAATGTCATATGTTTAGctggaaataaaaaaaatcaggaATTTCAGTTTCACTGTGATGGTGGCTGAGTAGTTGGAGATGAGGTCGGAGTAGAAGGCGGCGACGACGGCGTGGCTCTGCATTTGGCCATTCTTTGCTAATGATGTGGCGAACGCGGCCATGTCGTTGGTGCCGATGGCGATGAGGAAGAGCGATTTGGAGAGCAGGTGCTTCGCCGTGGTGGCACCCAGTTTTAGTACCATCTGAGCCTTGGTCGCATCGAAGTTGCGCACTTGCTTTGACAACGGGATGTTCTTCCCGGCGAACTATATATGCAAATACAGTACAAATTAACTAACATGCATGATGGTCCGAGTAAATTGTACGGCTAGCGCATGATGTCAAAGTCACATGTGCTCAAAGTCAGCGTTGAGATATATCTCTGTCTGTCTGTCTCCGTCGGTTCCTTGGACATGCATGAAGCATGAGCTGGTTAATAAGTTTGACCCGAAAGATATGATGATCTCTGAAGTCTGACCTCGCTCGCGCATGCAACGATATGCGTGCACGAAATCACACTTATCATGCCGAAAGATAACTCATGTAATTAATTTCGCTTTTTTTTACAGATTTGTGTGATCTGAACTTTGTGGCTGCTAGCAGCTACTACTCGATCGGCTGCACAGTTACGGTAGAAATTAACAGATTTTTTTCCTCTGCAACGACACATTATATATGCTGAAATAAAGCTGAATGATAACTTACAGTGGAGTCGAGAATCCCAGCTCCTCCAGAAGCATAGTTCACTCCGCCGATGCCCCTGGCGACGAGACGATGTCGTCGGCCGGAGCGCCGCGAGAGCGACAGGTACGCCGGCGGGCTCTTCTTGAACCCCATAGCCTTCGCTGCACCCATTCATGTCCGTCAGGCGTCAGCTAGAGCTCAGAAAACAAACAACTCCAGCGAGCCGTCGATCGAGAGAGAGTACATACCAACCAAGTCGGCGACGTTGTAGCCGTTGCTGAACCTTCCGGTGGGTCTGGCGCCGCCGGGGAAGTCGACGCCGTAGTAGGGCATGTTGGCCCGGGGGACGTCCGCCCCCGGCAGGTAGTTGTTGTTGCCCACGTCCAGGAGCGAGTCCCCGAACACGTACACCGCCGGCACGGCTGTGGTCGTCGgccggagggcggcggcggcgagcgccgCCAGTTGGATGGATATCGTCGTCGCCATCGCAAGTGTAGCGGTGGCACCAACACCACCGTTGATGGCTTGGTGGCGCCGCATGGTCGTGGTCGTTGGTCGTCTGCAGGCTGCAGTCTGCTAGTTGATTCAATTACAGAATGCTTAGGAGATGATATGATGCCTAATAAGAGGAATATCATCAGCAATTCAGCATAGTCATCATGGCATTGACTCTGCAGCTGCACCTCCCCTGAAAGGCTGAAAATGACGGCAAGAGTTTTAGTCCACAAATTTATTAGTATAGTAGGAGGAGAGAGATCAAAGTTATATACAAAATGTTGTAAAACATAAGGAAAAGAGAAGGTGGAATCCTAATCATAATCCTAATCCATTTGTACATGGactcttaccaaactcttaggcCTTGAGTATGTTGTAATCACGAATATTCAGATAAATAAAGAATAGTCTGCCTATCTCTTGTATGTATGTGTTCTACTTTCATCTACtatgttgatcatgagagacggagAGGGAAAGGTCCTAACCGctggcaacatgttttataatatgttaTTAGCATGACAAGCTCTTCGCCGACATCGCCGTTGAAGCCGTCGCCGATCTTTGATGCCGGCGCTTGTACCGTCGATATCCCGCCGCGACTACTTCGACGACATCGACATCTCCGATGTTGTTAGcagagaatttttttttattttaacactttttgtaaactaatttcaaatctaacactgtttgttcttttttttcaaaactaacacttttggtcgcgcctattgtcatggcgcggcgaaacgcctgtgtcccgccatgcatggtggcgcggcaggaggatgacgtggcgacgatcggGGCTACTGACCGGTGATGTGGCAGggtctgtcgcgccaccgatcttggcgcggcactgacaCGCCATAGTCCACGGCACGGTAGGACCTGGACGCAGACAGAAAATCGGCTGCTGTCGGTGAGGATCggcagcgacgcgaccatggaccccagCTTCGCGTCGCAGCTGAACGGCACCTGCAACTCCGACCCCAACGCCTtcgccttcctcgacccctcgctggCAGGCTCCGAGCAGGTGCTCTAGTCCAACATGAGGTCGCGCAACACGGTCGACTACTGCGCGTTCaaccagggtgccttcttcggcgatttcgtggcggcgatgaccaagctcgggaggatcggggtcaagacgccggccaccggcggcgagaaacactgggactgccggttcccgaactagttgctacttaatcttgccggcagtgctgccgcgacgtattgaaacgaatatgaagcaaataaatgaagtccgtgcgcaaattgataagctgccacataacatttgcattggttcgacataacataaccaactaagcctgcaagtttcggatgacaatattcgttcgacctaacaaactaagacccaggagtgtaaggatccctcggacgcctctgcctcttcggatttgtgggcaacacattgggagtgtagccaacgtcggtgtggtcacgttgccggtgcgtacggctcgtaccctgcaagtatatgatatgcacgattacttataatctttatgatcgttagttcatggagcctacatatttaaagaaactacctttgttagtacctatgaggctcctggggtaccaagcggggcataACCTAGCTAACACATGCCGATCTTGTCCTGCggtcaatcgtcccactggtggtgctgtctgcggaa
The nucleotide sequence above comes from Miscanthus floridulus cultivar M001 chromosome 18, ASM1932011v1, whole genome shotgun sequence. Encoded proteins:
- the LOC136522628 gene encoding GDSL esterase/lipase At5g55050-like produces the protein MRRHQAINGGVGATATLAMATTISIQLAALAAAALRPTTTAVPAVYVFGDSLLDVGNNNYLPGADVPRANMPYYGVDFPGGARPTGRFSNGYNVADLVAKAMGFKKSPPAYLSLSRRSGRRHRLVARGIGGVNYASGGAGILDSTFAGKNIPLSKQVRNFDATKAQMVLKLGATTAKHLLSKSLFLIAIGTNDMAAFATSLAKNGQMQSHAVVAAFYSDLISNYSATITGLYGMGARKFAVINVGRIGCAPIERLQSPTGACDDGGFDDALRSLLASLGSGDDHRLDGLTYSLGDLYGLMRAIIADPPAAGFADVDSACCGGGRLGAQSVCGQPNSTLCGDRRYHLFWDYGHPTQRGAEVIASAVYDGPEQFTTPVNFEQLVRA